TGCACTACCTCGGCGGCTTCAGCGACTTCATGCAGCGCATGGTGACCGAGAAGCCCGAGTGGCTGACCTTCCCCGGGCATGAGTCCGGCGGCCGCAACGCCATGTGGTTCCTGAGCACCGTGGTCCTGAACGCCGTGACGATCACCATCTTCCCGACCACCGTCGCCGGTTACCTCAGCGCGAAGAGCCCGAACGCCCTGCGCCGCAACGCGCTGCTCCTGCCCTGGTACCAACTGCTCCTGTTCGTCCCGATGGTGGTCGGCGCGACGGCCCTGTTCGTGATGCCGACCCTGGGCAATCCCGACCTGGCCCTCTTCAGCCTCGTCACCGATTCGCTGCCCTCACCCGTCGTCGCGCTCATCGGTGTCGCGGGCGCACTCTCGGCGATCGTGCCGATGAGCGTCTTCATGCTGTCCATCGGCACGCTGTGGGGCCGCACGGTCCTCGGCGGCGGCAACGGCGCCGATCCACGGGCCCGCCGCCGCGTGCGGGGCGAGACCGGCGACGCGAACGACATGCGGGCCAAGCGGCTCTCCCAACTGGTCTGCGTCATCGCGGGACTGATCGCCCTCGCCGGCAGCCTCTTCTACCCCAACACCCTCGTCGAGCTCTCCGTCCTGTCGTACCAGGGCCTCGCGCAGCTCGTGCCCGTCGTGCTCCTCGCCTTGTTCTGGCGGCGGCTGACCGCGCGGGCCGCCGTGGCCGGAATGCTCACCGGGCTCGCGGTGATGACCGCGCTGTGGGCCACCGACAACGACCCGTACCACGGGGTGAACGGCGGCATCATCGCGCTCGCCGCCAACCTCGTCGTGCTGCTCGCGGTCGTGTGGCTGGCACCGGGGCCCGGACCTGCCGCCGTCGGGACCACCAACCCTGCTGTACCGGACGAGAGCTCAGCGGGGTCCACCGCTGTGAAGGAGGCCCGCTGATGGATGACAGGGACGTCTTCGAGGTGCCGGGTCTCCAGGAGCCCGTGGAGATCAGGATCGACCGGTGGGGCGTCCCGCACCTGTACGCCGCCTCGCAGGACGACCTCTTCCTCGCCCAGGGCTTCAACGCCGCCCGCGACCGCCTCTTCCAGCTCGACCTGTGGCGGCGGCGCGGACTCGGCCTGCTCGCCGAGGTGCTGGGTGAGGAGTACGCCGAACACGACCGCGCGGCACGGCTGTTCCTCTACCGCGGCGACATGGCCGAGGAGTGGCGCGCGTACGGCGACGACACGGAACGGGTGACGACGGCCTTCGCCAACGGCATCAACGCGTACGTCTCCCTCTGCCGCGCCGATGCATCCCAACTTCCTCCCGAATTCGCCCTGCTGGACTACGAACCGGCGTACTGGCAGCCCTCCGACGTGGCCCGCATCCGCAGTCACGGCCTGCAGTACAACCTCCACGACGAGGTCGCCCGCGCCCTCACCCTGCGCGACCACGGCCCCGGGGCGGAGGACCTGCGTCGCCGACGCGAGCCCGCACCGCACCGGCTGCGCGTCCCCGAAGGCCTCGACCTGTCCGTCATCCCGTCCGACGTCCTGCGCGTGTACGAGATGGCCACCACGCCCCCCTGGGCGGCGGGCGCGGCGCCCCGGCAGGGCCTCGACGGCTCCAACAACTGGGTCATCGCCCCGTCCCGTACGGCCACCGGCCGCCCCC
This Streptomyces sp. NBC_01283 DNA region includes the following protein-coding sequences:
- a CDS encoding sodium:solute symporter — encoded protein: MNGSAAVATTVFGLAMVATIGIGVWSARGRSKGLAEWSVSSRGLGVLFIWLLMAGETYTSFSFLGTAGWSYSFGAPILYLVAYLTVGFAVAYIVGPALWTYASRHGLISIADIAEFRFRSRPVGILVAVVATVFIVPYIQVQIQGMGVVVNAMTYGSVDLKVAAVISFVVAEVFILVSGLRGSAWVSALKDMLVIVAVVFLAVYIPMHYLGGFSDFMQRMVTEKPEWLTFPGHESGGRNAMWFLSTVVLNAVTITIFPTTVAGYLSAKSPNALRRNALLLPWYQLLLFVPMVVGATALFVMPTLGNPDLALFSLVTDSLPSPVVALIGVAGALSAIVPMSVFMLSIGTLWGRTVLGGGNGADPRARRRVRGETGDANDMRAKRLSQLVCVIAGLIALAGSLFYPNTLVELSVLSYQGLAQLVPVVLLALFWRRLTARAAVAGMLTGLAVMTALWATDNDPYHGVNGGIIALAANLVVLLAVVWLAPGPGPAAVGTTNPAVPDESSAGSTAVKEAR